The following are encoded together in the Argopecten irradians isolate NY chromosome 5, Ai_NY, whole genome shotgun sequence genome:
- the LOC138324261 gene encoding uncharacterized protein, whose translation MIPTSYNDNQYQSLHTQSHYTDLRQPVPITVHSVTLHRPQTNQYQSQSTQSHYTDLRQTSTNHSPLSHITPTSDKPVPITVHSVTLHRPQTNQYQSQFTQSHYTDLRQTSTNHSPLSHIIPTSDKPVPITVHSVTSHRPQTNQYQSLPTQSHNTDLRQTSTNHCPLSHIIPTSDKPVPITVF comes from the coding sequence ATGATACCGACCTCATACAACGATAACCAGTACCAATCACTGCacactcagtcacattataccgacctCAGACAACCCGTACCAATCACAGTTCACTCAGTCACATTACACCGACCTCAGACAAACCAGTACCAATCACAgtccactcagtcacattacaCCGACCTCAGACAAACCAGTACCAATCACAgtccactcagtcacattacaCCGACCTCAGACAAACCAGTACCAATCACAgtccactcagtcacattacaCCGACCTCAGACAAACCAGTACCAATCACAGTTCACTCAGTCACATTACACCGACCTCAGACAAACCAGTACCAATCACAgtccactcagtcacattataccgacctCAGACAAACCAGTACCAATCACAGTTCACTCAGTCACATCACACCGACCTCAGACAAACCAGTACCAATCACTGCCCACTCAGTCACATAACACCGACCTCAGACAAACCAGTACCAATCACTgcccactcagtcacattataccgacctCAGACAAACCAGTACCAATCACAGTATTCTGA
- the LOC138322841 gene encoding uncharacterized protein has protein sequence MVSDIVRQKILANKFVDMSTLTDKETDGNMTMVINTNDDKPSFQLVRKSGPPKTLSIDEWTNHFNIFIAMFCSIDANKEVFLQLLIYMSMVRHLAAKHADWRYYDKTFRMLMANPACHLRWDECQMELWQEAMSRRANLSQNTNVCHRYARGEYCSGCKFLHKCGVCGAKHASSNCPVLGYQGNQGSSTHGKFRLPHFRFRGPRFGQRFNNPSNYRFPYRGMPAGINGASDNKVISSVDPLFLARALQGYDQGKASYLVNGFTEGFQFHFQGEPSHEFCNNLVSAKDMPEIVDEKLAKEIQAGRIAGPFSNPPFSTFQLSPLGVVLKKESNKFRLIHHLSFPEGSSINDGIHEEFTSVQYQTIQDAISFLKRTPTPFMAKSDIESAFRIIPIHPSQHHLLGFHWKCQFYFDKCLHMGLAESCRIFEMFSSAIELIMYQRGRTSAIVKVLDDFLFIEPSYEKCLSSLRDFQLLCSQLGVPLATEKKLLGRIKSSPF, from the coding sequence ATGGTTTCCGACATTGTTCGCCAAAAGATTTTGGCAAATAAATTTGTGGACATGAGCACGTTAACTGATAAAGAAACTGATGGGAACATGACTATGGTCATCAACACCAACGATGACAAACCATCCTTTCAGCTAGTCAGGAAATCTGGACCACCCAAGACTCTATCAATAGATGAATGGACAaatcatttcaatatatttattgcTATGTTTTGTAGCATAGATGCTAACAAAGAGGTTTTTCTCCAACTGCTTATATACATGTCAATGGTCCGTCATCTGGCAGCAAAACATGCAGACTGGCGATATTATGACAAAACATTTAGAATGTTGATGGCCAACCCTGCATGTCATCTTCGTTGGGATGAATGCCAAATGGAATTGTGGCAGGAGGCCATGTCGCGTCGCGCAAACCTGtctcaaaatacaaatgtatgtcatCGTTACGCGCGTGGTGAATATTGCAGTGGGTGCAAATTTCTGCACAAATGTGGAGTTTGTGGGGCGAAACATGCCAGCTCTAATTGCCCGGTTTTAGGCTATCAGGGCAACCAAGGGTCATCTACCCATGGCAAGTTTCGTCTCCCTCACTTTCGCTTCCGTGGGCCACGCTTCGGCCAACGATTCAACAATCCATCCAACTACCGCTTCCCCTATCGTGGAATGCCCGCGGGCATCAATGGCGCTTCGGACAATAAAGTAATCTCATCGGTTGATCCACTATTTCTTGCTCGTGCCCTTCAGGGTTATGACCAGGGAAAAGCCTCTTATTTAGTGAATGGTTTTACTGAAggttttcaatttcattttcaaggTGAGCCATCTCATGAATTCTGCAATAATCTGGTATCGGCTAAAGATATGCCTGAAATTGTTGACGAAAAACTGGCTAAAGAAATACAAGCAGGTCGTATTGCAGGCCCATTTTCAAATCCACCATTTTCAACTTTTCAATTAAGCCCTTTAGGGGTTGTTCTTAAGAAAGAATCCAATAAATTCCGACTCATTCACCACCTTAGTTTTCCAGAGGGTTCTTCTATTAATGACGGTATTCATGAGGAGTTTACCTCGGTTCAGTATCAAACAATTCAGGACGCAATATCTTTCTTGAAACGTACTCCAACACCATTTATGGCCAAATCAGATATTGAATCAGCTTTCAGGATTATTCCAATTCACCCCAGTCAACACCATCTGCTTGGTTTTCATTGGAAATGTCAATTTTATTTCGATAAATGTCTTCACATGGGCCTTGCAGAAAGTTGCAGAATTTTCGAGATGTTTAGCTCTGCTATTGAATTGATCATGTATCAACGAGGTAGAACATCAGCCATTGTCAAAGTTTTGGATGATTTTTTGTTCATTGAACCTTCTTATGAGAAATGTCTTTCGAGTTTACGTGATTTCCAATTACTTTGTTCACAGTTAGGGGTTCCCTtggcaacagaaaaaaaacttttgggCCGGATAAAATCCTCCCCTTTCTAG